A window of Elusimicrobiota bacterium contains these coding sequences:
- a CDS encoding flavodoxin — translation MKKIIICYSRTGKTKLVAETIAKKLNCEIVEIKDKKNRSGIIRWLKAGRDATFQKPTETEPESFNFSLYDLIYIGTPVWAFKPTPAISTFINNCNLTNKKIILFLTAGGTFGKAVKILAEKIISLGGQIVGIILIKTAGKSREKIIKETEILFKTNL, via the coding sequence ATGAAAAAAATAATAATTTGTTATTCTAGGACAGGTAAAACAAAACTTGTTGCTGAAACTATTGCTAAAAAGTTGAATTGTGAAATCGTTGAAATAAAAGACAAAAAAAACCGTTCAGGAATTATTAGATGGCTCAAAGCAGGCAGAGATGCAACTTTTCAGAAACCGACGGAAACAGAACCTGAAAGTTTTAATTTTTCGCTTTATGATTTGATTTATATTGGCACACCTGTCTGGGCTTTCAAACCAACCCCTGCAATTTCAACATTTATAAACAATTGTAATCTTACAAACAAAAAAATTATTCTTTTCTTAACTGCTGGTGGAACATTTGGAAAAGCAGTAAAAATACTCGCCGAAAAAATCATATCGCTTGGCGGACAAATAGTAGGTATAATCTTAATCAAAACAGCTGGCAAATCCAGAGAAAAAATTATCAAAGAAACCGAAATCCTATTCAAGACCAATTTGTAA